In Desulfovibrio desulfuricans DSM 642, the sequence CTCCCGGCGGCAACAGGCCCCGCGCTGCTACGGATTCCTCCAGCCGCCCCATTGCCTTGCGGGATGTGGAAGATGCCGGGCATGCGCCCTACGGCAGCGGCCTGAAAGCCCTTGACCGCGTGCTGGGCAAGGGCCTTGTGCCCGGTGCGGCCATTCTTGTGGGCGGCGAGCCGGGCATCGGCAAATCAACCCTGCTGCTCCAGGTGGCCGGGCTTGTGGCAGCGCAGGGCAGACGCGTGCTCTATGCCAGTGGGGAGGAATCCCTGCCGCAGATCAAGGGCCGGGCCGAGCGGCTCGGCATGCTGGATCATAACCTCATGGCCATTGCCACCTCCCGCGTGGAAGATGTGCTCGGAGCGGCCAATGCCGCGCCGCCAGCCCTGCTGGTGGTGGATTCGGTGCAGACCCTCACAAGCCTAGAGGCCGATGGCCTGCCGGGCAACGTCAGTCAGGTGCGGGCCGTGGCAACAACATTGCTCGAGGCCTGCCGCCGCCTGTCCTGCACCCTGATTCTGGTAGGGCATGTGACCAAGGACGGCGTGCTGGCTGGCCCCCGCCTGCTGGAACACATGGTGGACACCGTTATTTCGCTTGAGGGCGACCGCCGCCAGATGTTCCGCCTGTTGCGCGTGTTCAAAAACCGCTTTGGCCCCAATGAGGAACTGCTGGTCTTTCGCATGGAAGCCTCGGGCATGCAGATTGTGGACGATCCCTCCACGTTTTTTCTGGGCCAGCGCGATCCTTCGTTATCCGGCACTGCCGTGGTTATGGCCGTGGATGGGCAGCGCCCGCTGGCAGTGGAGGTGCAGGCCCTTGTTTCCCGCACATTTTTGAGTATCCCGCGCCGCGCCGCCCTTGGTTTTGACGTGGCCCGCCTGCATTTGCTGCTGGCCGTGCTGGAAAAAAGGCTCAAGCTCAACTTTGGTCAGGTGGATATTTACGCCAAGGTAGGCGGCGGCATGAAGCTGAGCGAGCCGGGGCTTGATCTGGCGCTGGTGGCTGCGGTGCTTTCGTCGTATTATGATGTCCCGCTGCCGGAAAAGAGCGTGCTGTGGGGCGAGGTGGATCTCAACGGACAGGTGCGGCCAGTATCCGCGCAGGATTTGCGCCTCACGCAGGCGCGGCGGCTGGGCTTTGACCCCATTGTCCAACCGGCTGTGGAGCAGGGCGGCATCAGCACCATAGCCGCCTTGCAGCAAAAACTGTTTCATCGCAAGTAAAGGCGGCAGTCATGGGCCTTGAGATTGAACGCAAATATCTGCATGTGAATCTGCAAACCCTGCGTCAGGCGCTTGTGGACAACGGGGCGCACTGCCTTGGCGCGCATTTTGAGTGCAACTGGGTGTTTGACACTGCTCAGGGAGCGCTGGTCACAGGCGGCAAACTGCTGCGTTTGCGCAGTCAGGAATGGCAGGACAAAACGCGCCACCTGATCACGCTCAAGTTGCCCGCCATGGAAGACGGCGGTTTCAAGGTGCGCGAGGAGCGCGAAACGGAAGTTGTCGATGGCGCGGCCTTGCGGGGTATTCTGGAAGGGCTGGGCTATACGGTGGCGGCCCGGTACGAAAAAGTTCGCGAACCATGGCGCATGGACACCGTGGAAGTGGAGCTGGACGCGCTGCCCTTTGCCCAGGTGGTTGAGCTGGAAGGCCGGGCGCAGGATATTGCCAGGGTCGAGAAGCGTCTGAACCTTGACAATGCAGAAATAAGCATCAAAAGTTATCATGAGCTGCATCAGGAATGGTTGCGGCAAAACAACAAGCCGAAACAGCTTTCCTTTGTGTTTGACGAAGCGCAGAGGGCGCACTGGCGCACAGTGCTGGGCCTGACCGACAAGGCCGATGTCAACACGGATTCATCGCGGCAGAGCTGAAACGTCTTGGGAGCCATGCATGTCTTTTATCCCCGACAATCAAACCAGCGGCGACAGCCGCGTAATCGTGGAAAAAAAACTCAAGGAACCGGATCGCTACCGGGTACTCCTGCACAATGACGACTATACAAGCATGGAGTTTGTGGTGTCGGTATTGTGCGGCATTTTCCACAAAACCGCCGAAGAAGCCACGGCCATCATGCTGGCGGTACACCAGCGCGGGGTAGGCCAGTGCGGCATATACACCCTTGAAATAGCTGAGGCCAAGGTTCGGCGTGTGCACAACACGGCGCGGGCGGCAGGGTATCCCCTTAAATGCACCATGGAAAAAATCCATTGAGATAAGCCTATGTTGAGTAAAAATGTTCAGTTGGTCATTCGGGACGCCCTCATGGAAGCCCACCGGCGACGGCATGATCTGTTGACTGTGGAGCATGTGCTCTTTGCGCTGACCAACAGCATGAAGGGGCGCATCATTCTTGAGGGCAGCGGGGCAAGTGTGCCCGTGCTGCGCGAGCAGCTTGAGGAATTTTTCAACAAGGAACTGGAAACCGTTTCCCTGGCGGAAAAGCACGAAGTCTCGCAGACGGACAGTGTGCAGCGTGTGCTTGAACGCGCGCTGGAGCATATCCGCTCCTCCGGGCGCGATGCTGTGGAGCTTGGCGACCTGCTCATTTCCATCATGGATGAGGAAGAAAGCTACGCACACTTCTATCTGCGCAAACAGGGCGTTGAGCGGCTGGACGTGCTGACCTTTATTTCGCACGGGCTTGACGAAGGCGCTGGCTCGCGCGGAGTGGAAGCCGGGGCCGAAGCCGGAGACGGCGAAGCCAAGGCCGACCCTCTGGCCCAGTACACTGTTGAGCTTACGGCCCGCGCCAAGGAAGGCAAGATTGACCCCCTCGTGGGCCGCACTGCGGAGCTTGACCGCGCGGTTGAGGTTCTGTGCCGCCGCCGCAAGAATAATCCCCTGTTTGTGGGCGACCCCGGCGTTGGCAAAACCGCTTTGGCCGAGGGCCTTGCCCTGCGCATTGTGGAAGGCAACGTGCCTGAAATGTTTGCCAAAACAAAGCTCTACGCCCTTGATATGGGCCTTCTGCTGGCGGGCACGCGCTACCGGGGCGACTTTGAAGGCCGCCTCAAGGCAGTGGTGCAAAAGCTTAAGGAGCAGCCCGACTGCATCCTGTTTATTGACGAAATCCACACCATCGTGGGCGCAGGTTCCACCTCTGGCGGCTCGCTTGACGCGTCCAACCTGCTCAAGCCCGTGCTCGCCAATGGCGAAATCCGCTGCATTGGTTCCACCACCTACGAGGAATACCGCAACCATTTTGAAAAAGACCGCGCGCTGGCCCGCCGGTTTCAGCGCATTGATCTTACCGAGCCGACCACAGAAGAATGCCTTGGCATTCTTGAAGGGCTTGAGCCGCGCTATGCGCAGTATCACCACGTGCGTTACAGCCCTGCGGCCCTCAAGGCCATGGTGGATCTTACCTCGCGGCATGTGCGCGACCGTCTGCTGCCCGACAAGGCCATTGACGTGCTGGATGAAACTGGCGCGGCCGTGCGGCTTGGCCGTGGCGTAACGCCTACCGGAAAGCCTGCCAAAAAGAGCGGCAAGGATGCCCCGCTGGTCAGCGTGGCCGATGTGGAGCGCATTGTGGCCCGCATGGCGGGCATACCCGTGCGCACAGTTTCCGGCAAGGAACGCAACAAGCTGGCAACGCTTGAAAAAGACCTCAAGAGCCTTGTGTTCGGGCAGGAAAAAGCCATTGAGCTGACCGTGCGCGCTATCCTGCGCGCCCGCGCCGGGCTTGGGCAGGAGCAGCGCCCCGCAGGCGCATTCCTGTTCTACGGGCCTACGGGCGTGGGCAAAACGGAAGTGGCCCGGAGCCTTGCCAAACTCATGGGCGTGGAATTTTTGCGCTACGACATGAGCGAATACATGGAAAAGCATTCTGTTTCGCGGCTCATCGGCGCGCCTCCAGGCTATGTGGGCTTTGATCAGGGCGGGCTCATGACAGAGGCCGTGCGCAAGGCCCCGTATTCCGTGGTGCTGCTGGACGAAGTGGAAAAAGCCCACCCGGATATCTTCAACGTGCTGCTCCAGGTGATGGATTACGCCACGCTGACGGACAACACCGGGCGCAAGACGGACTTTTCGCACGTTATCCTTATCATGACCTCCAATGCCGGAGCCTTTGAAATGTCGCGGCCCGCCATGGGTTTTGGTGGCACGGCCCCGCAGGATGCGGCGCACAAGGGCCTCAAGGCTGTGGAAAATACCTTCAGCCCTGAATTCCGCAACCGGCTGGACGCTCTGGTTCCCTTTGGCAGCCTCACAGAACCCATGATGCTGCGCATTGTGGACAAGTTTGTGGGCGAAATCCGCACCAGCCTCGAACAGCGCGGCGTAACGCTTACACTTATGGAAACCGCCCGCAAGTGGCTGGCCCGCAAGGGCTTTGATCCCTCCATGGGCGCACGGCCCCTGCGCCGCCTGCTGCGCACGGAGCTGGAAGACCGGCTGGCGCACGAGCTGCTGTTCGGCTCGCTCAAGAAGGGCGGCACCGCAAAACTGACGGTCAAGGGCGAGGAACTGGCCCTTGAACATGAGGGCAGCGCGGCAAAAGGCCGCAAGCCGATGCCTGTAGACGCCTGATTATATGCACAAAGGCGGGCCGGGGCTGTTGCCGAATGCGGCAGTTCCGGCCCGTTTGCTTTAACGCCGTTTTCAATGGCATCCGCCCCTTCCCCGAAATATTCAAATGGTATTCTGTCGGCAAAGGACGCTATGATCGGGGCATTTACAGCACTGGCCTCTCAATTTCCGCCGCCGGAATCAGCCCGTGAAGACGGATTGCTGTGTCTTGGAGGCGATCTGCGGCCAGAACGTCTGGTCGCGGCCTACAGCCGTGGAATTTTCCCCTGGTATTCCAAGGGAATGCCCATTCTCTGGTGGTCGCCGGATCCCCGCTGCGTCATGCCTCTTGAGGCCTTTCGCCTGCCTGCGCGCAGCGCCCGCAAGCTGCGCCTGCATCCTTTTGAACTGACCCACAACGCCGCCTTCAAGCAGGTTATCCGCGCTTGCGCAGCGCCAAAGGACAAGGAGGGCGGCACCTGGATTATTGACGACATGATGCGCGCTTACGAAGACCTGCACGCCCTTGGCTATGCCCATTCCATTGAGGCCTGGCGTGATGGCGAGCTGGTGGGCGGTCTGTACGGCGTGGCGTTGGGGCGGGCTTTTTTTGGCGAATCCATGTTCCACACTCAGGCCGAGGCCTCGCGCGCCGCGCTGGCAGGGCTTGTGGCCCTGCTGCGCCAGCGCGGAGCAACCTTGCTTGACTGCCAGCAGGAAACGCCGCACATCATGCGCATGGGCGGCGTAATGCTGCCGCGTGTGATTTTTCAGGCCGAGCTTGAGCGCGCCCTTGCCATGCAAACGCAAACAGGCGCTGCGCAAAGTTGCGCAACGCCTGAAATGGTTGAAAGCGGCCTGCCGTTTCCGTGGCTGCCCTGGGGCGTCGTCTACAGCTATTCCCCGGATGGCTTCTGGGCGGCCAGATCGTAAAAACCGTAGGCCGGGAAGGGCAGCGGGTAGTCGCGCACCGCGTCAAAGCGGATGAAGCCCGTGGTCTTGCCTTCGCCAATGCCTGCCAGCGGCGCAACGCCCATGGGCACGGGCAGATCAAGCGGGCAGACCGTGATTTTTTCAATCTGGTCGGCATAGCGCTTTTCAAGGTATTCAACCAGCGCGTGGCTTTCTTCTGCGGTGAAGGATTCAAGCACGCAGCGCAGGGCGGCTTCTTCCGTAGCGCCTTGCAGCACTTCTGCCGGAACGGAAGGGTCAGCCGGGGCCACAAGGCCAAGACCCTTGATGGCTTCCACTTCGGCATCAGTCGCGCCGGGGCGGAAAATCTGCACGTCCAGATGGCGGCAGCCCTTGAAGGTGCTGAGAGTTGCGGCCACAATGAAAACCCGGTCGATGGGCAGATCTATCTGTGAAGGTACGAAGATTTTTTCCATGGCAATTCCCGTTCGTTATTGATGTAATCCTGTCCTCTTACTCCAAAACATAATATTATGGAAGATAATCCGGTCATCCCATTCAGCCTTGAAACGGCATACACGCCCACGGGCGACCAGCCCACGGCCATTAACGCTCTTGTGGACAATCTTCAGGCCGGGGTTCCCTCCCAGGTTTTGCTGGGCGTTACCGGCTCCGGCAAAACCTTTACCATGGCCAACGTCATTGCCCGCTGCAACCGCCCGGCCCTGGTTCTCGCCCCCAACAAAACGCTGGCAGCCCAGCTTTACGGCGAGTTCCGGGGGCTGTTTCCGCGCAATGCCGTGGAATATTTTGTCAGCTATTACGACTATTACCAGCCGGAGGCCTATGTTCCGGCCTCGGACACCTATATTGAAAAAGATTCGTCCATCAACGACAACATCGACAAGCTGCGCCATGCCGCCACTCACGCCCTGTTGACCCGGCGCGATGTAATCATTGTGGCTTCGGTTTCGTGCATTTACGGCCTTGGCTCGCCGGAATATTACGCCAAGATGGTCATTCCCGTTGAGGTGGGGCAGCACTTCCCCATGGACAAGCTCATCACCCGGCTGGTGGAAGTGCACTACGAGCGCAATGATTACGACTTCCACCGCGGCACCTTCCGCGTGCGCGGCGATGCTCTTGAAATCATTCCCGCCTACCATCACGAGCGGGCGCTGCGGCTGGAATTTTTTGGCGACGATATCGACCTCATGCGCGAGATTGATCCCCTCACGGGCGAGGTGCTGGCCGAAGTAAGCAAAACAGTGCTGTACCCTGCCAGCCACTTTGTTTCAGCGCAGGACAACCTCAAGCGGGCTGCCAGCGACATACGCGATGAACTGGCGGTGCGGCTTACGTATTTCAAGGAGCACGGGCAACTTGTAGAGGCCCAGCGCATTGAGCAGCGCACCCAGCTTGACCTCGAAATGATTGAAGAACTCGGCTACTGCAACGGTATTGAAAACTACACCCGCCACCTCGATGGCCGCAAGCCGGGCGAGCCGCCGTCCTGTCTGCTCAACTATTTCCCTGAAGATTTTCTGCTTTTTGTGGACGAATCCCACATCACCATTCCGCAGGTGGGCGGCATGTACAAGGGCGACCGCTCGCGCAAGCAGACCCTTGTGGACTACGGCTTTCGCCTGCCCTCGGCGCTTGATAACCGCCCCCTCCAGTTCAACGAGTTCACCAACCTGCTCAATCAGGTGGTTTACGTGTCGGCCACGCCCAGCAAGTACGAGCTGGATCAGGCGCAGGGCATTGTGGCGGAGCAGATCATCCGCCCCACGGGCCTTGTGGATCCTGTTGTGGAAGTACGCCCCACCAAGGGCCAGATGGAAAATCTGCTGGGCGAATGCCGGGGCAAGGTGACGCTGGGCGAGAGGGTGCTTGTCACCACCCTTACCAAACGCATGGCGGAAGACCTCACCGAATACTGCTGCAACATGGGCGTGCGGGCGCGCTACCTGCATTCGGACATTGATACGCTTGAGCGCATGCAGATCATCCGCGCACTGCGGCTGGGGGAATTTGACGTACTGGTGGGCATCAACCTGCTGCGCGAGGGGCTGGACATACCCGAAGTGTCGCTTGTGTGCATTCTGGATGCGGACAAGGAGGGCTTTTTGCGCTCCACAGGTTCGCTTATCCAGACATTTGGCCGCGCCGC encodes:
- the radA gene encoding DNA repair protein RadA; translation: MSKTREIYICSSCGSQTMQWRGQCPNCHEWNTLQATVQPKSAPGGNRPRAATDSSSRPIALRDVEDAGHAPYGSGLKALDRVLGKGLVPGAAILVGGEPGIGKSTLLLQVAGLVAAQGRRVLYASGEESLPQIKGRAERLGMLDHNLMAIATSRVEDVLGAANAAPPALLVVDSVQTLTSLEADGLPGNVSQVRAVATTLLEACRRLSCTLILVGHVTKDGVLAGPRLLEHMVDTVISLEGDRRQMFRLLRVFKNRFGPNEELLVFRMEASGMQIVDDPSTFFLGQRDPSLSGTAVVMAVDGQRPLAVEVQALVSRTFLSIPRRAALGFDVARLHLLLAVLEKRLKLNFGQVDIYAKVGGGMKLSEPGLDLALVAAVLSSYYDVPLPEKSVLWGEVDLNGQVRPVSAQDLRLTQARRLGFDPIVQPAVEQGGISTIAALQQKLFHRK
- a CDS encoding class IV adenylate cyclase, which translates into the protein MGLEIERKYLHVNLQTLRQALVDNGAHCLGAHFECNWVFDTAQGALVTGGKLLRLRSQEWQDKTRHLITLKLPAMEDGGFKVREERETEVVDGAALRGILEGLGYTVAARYEKVREPWRMDTVEVELDALPFAQVVELEGRAQDIARVEKRLNLDNAEISIKSYHELHQEWLRQNNKPKQLSFVFDEAQRAHWRTVLGLTDKADVNTDSSRQS
- the clpS gene encoding ATP-dependent Clp protease adapter ClpS; translated protein: MSFIPDNQTSGDSRVIVEKKLKEPDRYRVLLHNDDYTSMEFVVSVLCGIFHKTAEEATAIMLAVHQRGVGQCGIYTLEIAEAKVRRVHNTARAAGYPLKCTMEKIH
- the clpA gene encoding ATP-dependent Clp protease ATP-binding subunit ClpA, whose product is MLSKNVQLVIRDALMEAHRRRHDLLTVEHVLFALTNSMKGRIILEGSGASVPVLREQLEEFFNKELETVSLAEKHEVSQTDSVQRVLERALEHIRSSGRDAVELGDLLISIMDEEESYAHFYLRKQGVERLDVLTFISHGLDEGAGSRGVEAGAEAGDGEAKADPLAQYTVELTARAKEGKIDPLVGRTAELDRAVEVLCRRRKNNPLFVGDPGVGKTALAEGLALRIVEGNVPEMFAKTKLYALDMGLLLAGTRYRGDFEGRLKAVVQKLKEQPDCILFIDEIHTIVGAGSTSGGSLDASNLLKPVLANGEIRCIGSTTYEEYRNHFEKDRALARRFQRIDLTEPTTEECLGILEGLEPRYAQYHHVRYSPAALKAMVDLTSRHVRDRLLPDKAIDVLDETGAAVRLGRGVTPTGKPAKKSGKDAPLVSVADVERIVARMAGIPVRTVSGKERNKLATLEKDLKSLVFGQEKAIELTVRAILRARAGLGQEQRPAGAFLFYGPTGVGKTEVARSLAKLMGVEFLRYDMSEYMEKHSVSRLIGAPPGYVGFDQGGLMTEAVRKAPYSVVLLDEVEKAHPDIFNVLLQVMDYATLTDNTGRKTDFSHVILIMTSNAGAFEMSRPAMGFGGTAPQDAAHKGLKAVENTFSPEFRNRLDALVPFGSLTEPMMLRIVDKFVGEIRTSLEQRGVTLTLMETARKWLARKGFDPSMGARPLRRLLRTELEDRLAHELLFGSLKKGGTAKLTVKGEELALEHEGSAAKGRKPMPVDA
- the aat gene encoding leucyl/phenylalanyl-tRNA--protein transferase; the encoded protein is MIGAFTALASQFPPPESAREDGLLCLGGDLRPERLVAAYSRGIFPWYSKGMPILWWSPDPRCVMPLEAFRLPARSARKLRLHPFELTHNAAFKQVIRACAAPKDKEGGTWIIDDMMRAYEDLHALGYAHSIEAWRDGELVGGLYGVALGRAFFGESMFHTQAEASRAALAGLVALLRQRGATLLDCQQETPHIMRMGGVMLPRVIFQAELERALAMQTQTGAAQSCATPEMVESGLPFPWLPWGVVYSYSPDGFWAARS
- the uvrB gene encoding excinuclease ABC subunit UvrB, translating into MEDNPVIPFSLETAYTPTGDQPTAINALVDNLQAGVPSQVLLGVTGSGKTFTMANVIARCNRPALVLAPNKTLAAQLYGEFRGLFPRNAVEYFVSYYDYYQPEAYVPASDTYIEKDSSINDNIDKLRHAATHALLTRRDVIIVASVSCIYGLGSPEYYAKMVIPVEVGQHFPMDKLITRLVEVHYERNDYDFHRGTFRVRGDALEIIPAYHHERALRLEFFGDDIDLMREIDPLTGEVLAEVSKTVLYPASHFVSAQDNLKRAASDIRDELAVRLTYFKEHGQLVEAQRIEQRTQLDLEMIEELGYCNGIENYTRHLDGRKPGEPPSCLLNYFPEDFLLFVDESHITIPQVGGMYKGDRSRKQTLVDYGFRLPSALDNRPLQFNEFTNLLNQVVYVSATPSKYELDQAQGIVAEQIIRPTGLVDPVVEVRPTKGQMENLLGECRGKVTLGERVLVTTLTKRMAEDLTEYCCNMGVRARYLHSDIDTLERMQIIRALRLGEFDVLVGINLLREGLDIPEVSLVCILDADKEGFLRSTGSLIQTFGRAARNAQGKVILYADKITDSMRAAMGETERRRARQSAYNEEHGITPTSTRKSLESPLDSLYVEDGGGRGRGKGKGKQREPDAVPLTAEDVAVLVAKLEKEMRQAARDLEFEQAAELRDRIRILRARLIAMPE